From a region of the Pectobacterium aquaticum genome:
- a CDS encoding methyl-accepting chemotaxis protein, with protein sequence MKLRTRIALLCSTTLLGMLILSAVALNTLYNTMMSERTGQLSTLVQLAHAAAQKAYDLEKSGQLSREDAEKEAKRAISSFHKDDRYFFVRGYTNDVNYVHPNPKRIGIVDANGGKEAGERYRASLQGNTIGTVIAEGTRPGQQNKVEKLYAVIKFEPWDWTIGYGDYIDDIQQTFWHNALILLSLGLVLLLIISTFAWNMLRTLMRQLGGEPQYAVEVVREIAEGNLRVDVETKPGDQTSILYAIRAMRDNLSHLVNQVRSSTNSIATASTQIASGNGDLSARTESQASALEQTAAAMEQLTATVTQNADNARYANELAVSASDVAVRGGDVVSRVVVTMDSISTSSRKIVDIIGVIDSIAFQTNILALNAAVEAARAGEQGRGFAVVASEVRTLAQRSASAAREIKGLIDDSVAKVGEGTDFVKQAGDTMSEVVESVHRVTSMMGEISAASAEQRSGIEQVNLAISQMDQSTEQNAALVEEALAAAHSLSEQAQELSRTVEQFRVDESAGSYLALGAR encoded by the coding sequence GTGAAATTGCGAACCAGAATTGCACTGCTGTGCAGTACGACTTTGTTAGGGATGTTAATTTTATCTGCGGTGGCGCTGAATACGCTCTATAACACGATGATGAGCGAACGCACTGGCCAACTTTCTACGCTGGTTCAACTGGCTCACGCCGCGGCACAAAAGGCATATGACCTTGAGAAAAGCGGTCAGCTGTCACGTGAGGATGCAGAGAAAGAGGCCAAACGGGCAATTAGCAGTTTCCATAAGGACGATCGTTATTTCTTCGTACGCGGTTATACGAATGATGTGAACTACGTTCACCCGAATCCTAAGCGTATTGGCATTGTCGATGCCAATGGCGGTAAAGAGGCGGGAGAACGCTACCGTGCGTCGCTTCAAGGCAATACGATTGGCACGGTGATCGCAGAAGGGACGCGTCCAGGTCAGCAGAATAAGGTTGAGAAGCTTTATGCTGTCATTAAATTCGAGCCTTGGGACTGGACGATTGGCTACGGTGACTACATTGACGATATCCAACAAACGTTCTGGCACAACGCGCTGATCCTGCTGTCTTTAGGGTTGGTTCTGCTGTTAATCATTTCTACATTTGCATGGAATATGTTGCGTACGCTGATGCGCCAGCTTGGCGGTGAGCCGCAATATGCGGTGGAGGTTGTGCGCGAAATTGCGGAAGGCAATTTGCGTGTTGATGTTGAAACGAAGCCTGGCGATCAAACCAGTATTCTCTATGCTATTCGCGCGATGCGCGACAACCTGTCGCATCTGGTTAATCAGGTTCGTAGCAGCACCAACTCGATTGCTACCGCTTCAACGCAGATAGCATCGGGTAACGGTGATTTGTCTGCTCGTACCGAATCGCAGGCCAGCGCTCTAGAACAAACGGCTGCGGCAATGGAACAGTTGACCGCGACGGTGACACAGAATGCAGATAACGCGCGCTACGCGAATGAACTTGCGGTGTCGGCATCGGATGTCGCGGTGCGCGGTGGGGATGTTGTCAGCCGAGTCGTGGTGACGATGGACTCCATCAGTACATCATCGCGTAAGATTGTGGATATCATCGGCGTTATTGACAGCATCGCTTTCCAGACGAATATTCTGGCGCTGAATGCGGCGGTAGAAGCGGCACGGGCCGGTGAACAAGGCCGTGGCTTCGCTGTGGTCGCAAGTGAAGTCCGCACGCTGGCGCAGCGCTCTGCATCCGCCGCGCGGGAAATTAAAGGCTTGATTGATGATTCTGTTGCCAAGGTGGGGGAAGGCACAGATTTCGTGAAGCAGGCGGGCGATACCATGAGTGAAGTGGTTGAAAGCGTACACCGCGTCACGTCCATGATGGGCGAGATTAGCGCGGCGAGTGCAGAGCAGCGTTCCGGTATTGAACAGGTCAATCTCGCGATATCGCAGATGGATCAGAGTACCGAACAGAATGCGGCGTTGGTTGAAGAAGCATTGGCTGCGGCACACTCGCTGAGCGAGCAGGCACAAGAGCTGTCACGCACCGTTGAACAATTCCGCGTTGATGAATCTGCGGGCAGCTATCTGGCGCTGGGGGCAAGATAG
- a CDS encoding methyl-accepting chemotaxis protein, protein MTYLFSWFRNRSVGTKLFGGFAILIIIIIISSIFSIQQSASIRDYALKGALVGEINDELNIARRNRLAYQINHDESAIQANKVAIDKMYSKVVQGESFVWGSEARVLFNDLRNTIPAYADARDNFVKFERQSVDASKSLTAPEQKSVLDKLNQMLVTHEQSTKQDLILLNVLNRLWIDVLQIQSSDGKNGQDVFETDYRSALNLLAAEGLQLTDADKKTVQLFLNTLKSNVNNYSAALQQSRDVANTLTGFAEKIANTIQNLVTLQTQKNLDITQQVITITALVAVCAVVVGLLVAWLITHQMTRQIRNSLTLAEYIASGDLTAVIEPQSSDELGRLTTALATMNQRLRDMISQIKESVMHVATASSEISAGNTDLASRTEEQSSAVVETAASMEELTSTVKRNADNAREASHLAEVAANHARSGGKIVWDVIDTMGVITESSKKITEIISVINGISFQTNILALNAAVEAARAGEQGRGFAVVAGEVRNLAQRSAQAAKEIESLIQESVQRVHAGSEMANKAGGTMEQIISSVTNVSGIMNEISNASEEQSRGIDQIGKAVTELDSTTQQNAALVQESSSAASSLEQQADQLSQLVSVFKLGTESTTQHRSSSGTQLSGRLKPVALPPANNKEDWESF, encoded by the coding sequence ATGACATACCTTTTTTCATGGTTCAGAAACCGTTCTGTTGGAACAAAGCTGTTCGGCGGATTTGCTATATTGATAATAATAATAATTATCTCATCAATTTTTAGTATACAGCAGTCAGCTAGCATCCGAGACTATGCGCTAAAGGGTGCGTTGGTCGGTGAAATCAATGATGAATTAAACATCGCACGGCGAAACCGTCTTGCCTATCAAATTAATCACGATGAAAGTGCTATTCAGGCAAATAAGGTTGCTATTGATAAAATGTATAGCAAGGTGGTGCAAGGGGAAAGTTTCGTTTGGGGATCGGAGGCTCGCGTATTATTTAATGACTTAAGGAATACCATCCCTGCCTATGCCGATGCACGGGATAATTTCGTCAAATTTGAACGCCAATCAGTGGATGCATCTAAATCGTTGACGGCACCAGAACAGAAGTCTGTACTGGACAAATTGAATCAGATGTTAGTCACTCATGAACAATCCACAAAGCAGGACCTGATACTACTGAATGTACTCAATCGTTTGTGGATCGACGTGCTTCAGATCCAGTCATCTGACGGAAAAAACGGACAGGATGTTTTTGAGACCGATTACCGTTCTGCTCTGAATCTGTTAGCGGCAGAAGGCCTACAGCTAACCGATGCAGATAAAAAGACTGTACAACTATTCCTTAATACGCTTAAAAGCAATGTCAATAACTATTCAGCGGCACTTCAGCAGTCACGAGATGTCGCCAACACATTAACGGGCTTTGCCGAAAAAATCGCTAACACGATACAAAATTTGGTGACATTACAAACTCAAAAAAACCTGGATATCACGCAGCAAGTGATCACAATAACAGCACTGGTTGCAGTGTGCGCAGTGGTAGTCGGCCTATTGGTCGCATGGTTAATCACGCACCAGATGACTCGCCAAATAAGGAATAGTTTGACCCTTGCCGAGTATATTGCCAGTGGTGACTTGACTGCCGTAATTGAACCCCAGTCCTCCGACGAATTGGGTCGCCTGACTACCGCTCTAGCGACAATGAATCAGCGGCTACGCGATATGATTTCTCAGATAAAAGAATCTGTCATGCATGTCGCTACGGCATCATCAGAAATTTCTGCAGGTAACACAGATCTAGCATCACGCACTGAGGAGCAATCATCCGCCGTTGTGGAAACCGCAGCCAGCATGGAAGAATTAACCTCAACCGTAAAACGTAATGCAGATAATGCCCGTGAAGCCAGTCATCTTGCTGAAGTGGCCGCAAACCACGCCCGTTCAGGTGGCAAAATTGTTTGGGATGTGATCGATACTATGGGTGTGATCACTGAAAGTTCAAAGAAAATTACTGAAATAATCAGCGTGATTAATGGTATCTCATTCCAGACGAATATTCTGGCGCTGAATGCGGCGGTAGAAGCGGCACGGGCCGGTGAACAAGGTCGGGGCTTCGCTGTCGTCGCCGGTGAGGTAAGAAACCTTGCACAACGTAGTGCGCAGGCAGCTAAAGAAATAGAGAGTCTCATACAAGAATCCGTCCAACGCGTGCACGCTGGGTCAGAAATGGCGAATAAAGCGGGGGGCACAATGGAACAGATCATTTCTTCAGTCACCAATGTCAGTGGGATCATGAATGAAATTTCGAATGCATCTGAAGAGCAGAGTCGAGGTATTGATCAAATAGGTAAAGCGGTAACAGAACTGGATTCCACCACTCAGCAGAATGCCGCTCTCGTGCAGGAATCCTCTTCTGCGGCGTCTTCCCTGGAGCAACAGGCCGATCAGTTGTCACAACTGGTCTCGGTATTCAAGCTGGGAACAGAGTCCACGACGCAACATCGTTCATCATCCGGCACACAATTATCTGGCAGGCTGAAACCCGTAGCACTGCCGCCAGCGAATAATAAAGAAGACTGGGAGTCTTTCTGA
- a CDS encoding protein adenylyltransferase SelO, with the protein MQQTPLFNNHYFHQLPGFYTALQPTPLHGARLLYHSEGLAAELGLSSDWFTPEQNAVWSGERLLPGMAPLAQVYSGHQFGMWAGQLGDGRGILLGEQQLPDGRSMDWHLKGAGLTPYSRMGDGRAVLRSAIREFLASEAMHHLGIPTTRALTIVTSTHPVQREQEEKGAMLLRVAESHVRFGHFEHFYYRREPEKVRQLVEYVIARHWPQWENDERRYELWFGDVVERTARLITHWQAVGFAHGVMNTDNMSILGLTIDYGPYGFLDAYQPGFICNHSDHRGRYAFDNQPAVGLWNLHRLAQALSGLMDTETLERALARYEPALMQHYGTLMRAKLGLFTASPEDNDVLVGLLRLMQQEGSDYTRTFRLLADSEKQASRSPLRDEFIDRAAFDSWFATYRQRLRQEEQGDEERRRLMNATNPKYILRNYLAQMAIERAENGDISVLARLHQALCQPFDEQPEKNDLAALPPEWGKHLEISCSS; encoded by the coding sequence ATGCAGCAAACACCGTTATTCAATAATCACTATTTTCACCAGTTGCCGGGGTTCTACACCGCGCTACAGCCTACGCCGCTGCATGGTGCTCGCCTGCTTTATCATAGCGAGGGATTGGCCGCGGAGCTTGGGCTGTCTTCCGACTGGTTTACGCCAGAACAGAATGCCGTCTGGAGCGGCGAACGTTTGCTGCCGGGAATGGCGCCGCTGGCGCAGGTTTATAGCGGCCATCAGTTTGGCATGTGGGCTGGTCAACTGGGGGACGGGCGCGGCATCCTGCTGGGAGAACAACAGCTGCCGGATGGCCGCAGTATGGACTGGCACCTGAAAGGTGCGGGGCTGACGCCGTATTCACGTATGGGAGACGGTCGCGCGGTGCTGCGCTCGGCGATACGCGAATTTCTGGCCTCGGAAGCGATGCATCATCTGGGGATTCCCACCACGCGGGCGCTGACGATTGTCACCAGCACACATCCGGTGCAGCGTGAGCAGGAAGAAAAGGGCGCAATGCTGCTGCGCGTGGCGGAAAGCCATGTGCGCTTCGGTCATTTTGAGCACTTCTACTATCGCCGTGAGCCAGAAAAGGTGCGTCAACTGGTGGAGTATGTGATCGCCCGCCACTGGCCGCAGTGGGAAAACGACGAGCGGCGTTATGAGTTATGGTTCGGTGATGTGGTAGAGCGTACTGCCCGTCTGATTACACATTGGCAGGCCGTCGGTTTTGCGCACGGCGTAATGAATACGGACAACATGTCGATTTTAGGGCTGACCATCGACTACGGCCCTTATGGCTTTTTAGATGCCTATCAGCCCGGTTTCATTTGCAATCACTCCGACCATCGCGGGCGCTACGCGTTTGACAATCAGCCCGCTGTGGGGTTGTGGAATTTGCATCGGCTGGCGCAGGCGCTGTCGGGGTTGATGGACACTGAAACGTTGGAACGTGCGCTTGCACGCTACGAACCGGCACTGATGCAGCACTATGGCACGCTGATGCGCGCTAAGCTGGGCTTATTTACCGCGAGTCCCGAGGATAATGACGTGCTGGTCGGGCTGTTGCGTTTGATGCAGCAAGAAGGCAGCGATTACACCCGCACGTTCCGCCTGCTGGCAGACAGCGAAAAGCAGGCATCACGCTCGCCGCTCCGTGATGAATTTATCGATAGGGCCGCGTTCGATAGCTGGTTTGCGACCTACCGCCAGAGGCTGAGGCAGGAAGAACAGGGCGATGAGGAACGTCGCCGCCTGATGAATGCGACGAACCCGAAATATATTCTGCGTAATTATCTGGCGCAAATGGCGATTGAACGGGCGGAAAACGGCGACATCAGCGTGTTGGCGCGTCTGCATCAGGCGCTGTGCCAACCGTTTGATGAACAGCCGGAGAAGAACGATTTAGCGGCGTTACCGCCAGAATGGGGTAAGCATCTGGAGATTTCCTGCTCCAGTTGA
- a CDS encoding heme ABC transporter ATP-binding protein: MTNSALDRTLVARHLRFQANGRYLTDDVSLELHSGEIVAIIGPNGAGKSTLLRLLTGYLTPDEGECLLAGQPFSHWQPSALAKTRAVMRQHSGMAFAFSVRDVVAMGRSPHGRYPKNDDVIQQVMAQTGCLELATRDYRQLSGGEQQRVQLARVLAQLWHPEPTLGWLFLDEPTSALDLYHQQHLLRLLKQLTREQPLSVCCVLHDLNLAALYADRILLLHEGKLVAQGTPAQVLQAETLTHWYRADLSVGSHPDYTIPQVYLRQ, encoded by the coding sequence ATGACTAATTCAGCGCTCGACCGGACGTTAGTCGCACGCCATCTGCGCTTTCAGGCCAACGGCCGTTATCTGACGGACGACGTTTCTCTGGAGCTTCACAGTGGGGAAATCGTCGCAATCATCGGCCCCAACGGTGCGGGGAAATCTACCCTGCTCCGTTTACTGACCGGTTATTTGACGCCAGATGAAGGCGAGTGCCTGTTAGCCGGGCAACCTTTCTCACACTGGCAGCCCAGCGCGCTCGCCAAAACGCGGGCGGTGATGCGCCAGCATAGCGGCATGGCGTTTGCGTTTAGCGTGCGGGATGTCGTTGCGATGGGGCGATCCCCGCATGGGCGCTACCCGAAAAATGATGATGTGATTCAGCAGGTCATGGCGCAAACGGGCTGTCTGGAACTGGCTACGCGCGACTATCGTCAGCTTTCCGGTGGGGAACAGCAGCGCGTGCAACTGGCTCGCGTGCTGGCGCAGCTGTGGCATCCAGAACCAACGCTGGGTTGGTTATTTCTCGATGAACCGACTTCGGCGCTGGATCTCTACCACCAGCAGCACCTCTTACGGCTGCTCAAGCAGCTTACACGCGAACAGCCGTTATCCGTATGCTGCGTCCTGCACGATCTGAATCTGGCCGCGCTGTATGCCGACCGCATTCTGCTGCTGCATGAAGGGAAGCTGGTCGCACAAGGCACGCCTGCGCAAGTGCTACAGGCCGAGACGTTGACCCACTGGTATCGCGCCGATCTCAGCGTCGGTTCACACCCTGACTACACCATTCCGCAGGTTTATCTGCGGCAATAG
- a CDS encoding FecCD family ABC transporter permease, which yields MTSRFHPRTWLIALLLLMVALMVGAANMGALTLSLKMLWQTQLDDPIWHIWLNIRVPRVLLAILVGGALACSGAIMQGLFRNPLADPGLLGISSGAALCVALTIVLPLGLPPLLALYGPMFAAFAGSLAITAIIFILSRSEQGGLTRLLLAGIALNALCLALIGVLTYISTDQQLRQFSLWGMGSLGQAQWPMLLVASTLVIPATIATLYYAHRLNVLQLGDEEAHYLGVNVKHTKYTLLLLSSLLVGVAVAVSGVIGFIGLIIPHLMRMHLGADHRWLLPGSILGGACLLLFADTLARTLLSPAEMPVGLLSSLIGGPYFLWLIVQHKGRGND from the coding sequence ATGACGTCACGCTTTCACCCGCGCACGTGGTTGATCGCACTGCTGTTACTGATGGTGGCACTGATGGTCGGTGCCGCCAACATGGGCGCGCTGACCCTATCGCTCAAGATGTTATGGCAAACGCAGCTTGACGATCCAATCTGGCATATCTGGTTGAATATCCGCGTACCCCGTGTGCTGCTGGCGATCCTCGTCGGCGGCGCGTTGGCTTGCTCTGGCGCGATTATGCAGGGGTTATTTCGCAATCCGCTCGCCGATCCTGGCCTGCTGGGTATCAGCAGCGGTGCCGCACTCTGCGTCGCGCTAACCATTGTGCTGCCGCTTGGCCTTCCCCCGCTGCTGGCGCTTTACGGCCCGATGTTTGCCGCTTTCGCGGGTAGTCTGGCAATTACGGCGATTATTTTCATCCTCAGCCGCTCCGAACAGGGTGGATTAACGCGATTATTGCTGGCAGGCATCGCGCTCAATGCACTGTGCCTTGCCCTCATCGGCGTGTTGACCTACATCAGCACCGATCAGCAACTGCGCCAGTTCTCACTGTGGGGAATGGGGAGCCTTGGACAGGCACAGTGGCCCATGCTGCTGGTTGCCAGCACGTTGGTCATCCCTGCCACGATCGCCACGTTATACTACGCGCACCGTCTGAACGTGTTGCAATTAGGTGACGAAGAGGCGCACTACCTGGGCGTTAATGTGAAACACACCAAGTACACGCTACTGCTGCTGAGTTCGCTGTTGGTTGGCGTAGCAGTGGCGGTCAGCGGCGTGATCGGGTTTATCGGGCTTATCATTCCACACCTGATGCGCATGCATCTGGGTGCCGACCATCGCTGGCTCCTTCCCGGCTCTATCCTCGGCGGTGCCTGTCTGCTGCTGTTTGCCGATACGTTGGCACGCACGCTGCTTTCTCCGGCAGAAATGCCCGTTGGGTTATTAAGCAGCCTGATTGGCGGGCCGTATTTCTTATGGCTGATCGTTCAGCATAAAGGACGGGGAAATGACTAA
- a CDS encoding heme/hemin ABC transporter substrate-binding protein has translation MKNWLFPLLLTLPLGVSAAERIVSIGGDVTEIIYALGAEKDLVARDSTSLHPEAVKKLPDVGYMRHLNAEGILAMKPSLVLASDLSQPSLILQQVADSGTKVVHVTAEPSLDAVPKKIGAIAQTLGKDAEGKKLTETYQQQLAAVKTSPLPVNVLFILSHGGMTALAAGKNSPPDTIIRSAGLKNAMQNVERYQPLSQEGVIASAPDLILISSQGLKTLGGEAQVWTLPGLKLTPAGKNKRLLVVDDMAMLGFTLETPALMATLRQTAEAIK, from the coding sequence ATGAAAAACTGGCTATTCCCCCTGCTATTGACACTCCCGCTGGGGGTGTCTGCTGCCGAACGTATCGTTTCTATCGGCGGCGACGTCACGGAAATCATCTATGCGCTGGGCGCGGAGAAAGATCTGGTTGCACGCGACAGCACCAGTCTGCACCCGGAAGCGGTGAAAAAACTGCCTGATGTAGGCTACATGCGTCACCTCAATGCGGAAGGGATTCTGGCAATGAAACCGTCTCTGGTTCTCGCCAGCGATCTGTCTCAGCCATCGCTCATCCTGCAGCAAGTGGCGGACAGCGGCACAAAAGTGGTTCATGTAACCGCCGAGCCATCACTGGATGCGGTACCGAAGAAAATCGGTGCCATCGCTCAAACGCTAGGAAAGGACGCAGAAGGTAAAAAACTGACGGAAACTTATCAGCAACAGCTGGCGGCAGTAAAAACGTCGCCGCTGCCGGTTAATGTGCTGTTCATTCTCAGCCACGGCGGCATGACCGCGCTGGCTGCGGGCAAAAATAGCCCGCCAGACACCATTATCCGCAGCGCCGGATTAAAAAATGCCATGCAAAACGTTGAGCGCTACCAGCCATTGTCGCAGGAAGGTGTGATCGCCAGTGCGCCGGATCTGATTCTGATCTCCAGTCAAGGGCTGAAAACGTTGGGGGGTGAAGCACAGGTCTGGACATTACCTGGCCTGAAATTGACGCCTGCGGGTAAGAACAAGCGCCTGTTAGTGGTCGATGACATGGCAATGCTGGGCTTCACGCTCGAAACGCCAGCGCTGATGGCGACGCTGCGTCAGACAGCTGAAGCGATCAAATGA
- a CDS encoding hemin-degrading factor produces MQTSIYQQYLQAKVEHPRKYARDLAAQLGISEAELTHARVGHDAQRLQGDAKVWLSALEQVGNTKSITRNEYAVHEHTGYYQNQTLDGHAGLILNPRELDLRLFLSQWASAFALRENTARGERQSIQFFDHQGDAILKVYTTDTTDMAAWQLLVEKFTSSENPALAVRPANSAAAEPIVAHNPQLEAEWRAMTDVHDFFILLKRHNLTRQQAFNSVADDLAYRVENDALSQILFAAREDQNEIMVFVGNRGCVQIFTGTLERVERMEQHAEWINIFNKDFTLHLIEGAIAESWITRKPTADGIVTSLELYAADGSQIAQLFGQRTEGTPEQQQWRDQINALKPYKDLAA; encoded by the coding sequence ATGCAGACGTCCATTTACCAACAATACCTCCAGGCTAAAGTAGAACATCCGCGTAAATACGCCCGCGATTTGGCTGCGCAACTCGGCATCAGCGAAGCGGAACTGACTCACGCCCGCGTCGGACACGATGCACAGCGCCTGCAGGGTGATGCCAAAGTTTGGTTAAGCGCACTGGAGCAGGTTGGTAATACCAAGTCGATCACGCGCAACGAATACGCCGTGCATGAGCATACCGGCTACTATCAAAACCAGACGCTTGATGGGCATGCCGGTCTTATCCTCAACCCGCGCGAGCTGGATCTGCGTTTGTTTCTTTCTCAATGGGCTTCCGCCTTTGCGCTGCGTGAAAATACCGCACGCGGTGAGCGCCAGAGCATTCAATTTTTCGATCATCAGGGTGATGCCATCCTGAAAGTCTACACGACCGACACTACGGATATGGCCGCTTGGCAATTATTGGTTGAGAAATTTACCAGCAGCGAAAATCCAGCCTTGGCAGTTCGTCCAGCAAACAGCGCAGCCGCCGAGCCGATCGTTGCCCATAATCCTCAGCTTGAAGCGGAATGGCGTGCGATGACGGACGTGCATGATTTCTTCATTCTGCTCAAGCGCCATAACCTGACGCGTCAGCAGGCGTTTAACTCGGTCGCCGACGATCTGGCCTACCGCGTAGAAAACGATGCGCTGTCGCAGATTCTATTTGCCGCGCGTGAAGATCAGAACGAGATCATGGTATTTGTCGGTAACCGTGGCTGTGTGCAAATCTTCACCGGTACGCTTGAGCGTGTAGAGCGTATGGAGCAACATGCGGAGTGGATTAACATCTTTAATAAAGATTTCACCCTGCACCTGATCGAAGGCGCGATCGCTGAAAGCTGGATCACGCGTAAACCGACGGCCGACGGCATTGTGACCAGCCTCGAACTCTATGCCGCAGACGGCTCTCAAATTGCACAACTCTTTGGGCAGCGTACCGAAGGCACGCCGGAACAACAGCAGTGGCGCGACCAGATCAATGCCCTGAAACCGTACAAGGATCTCGCCGCATGA
- a CDS encoding 3-deoxy-7-phosphoheptulonate synthase, producing MLQTDELRSARIESLVTPQTLLARLPITPAVAENVTSSRKKIEAILTGHDPRLLVVVGPCSIHDTDSALDYARRLAALRTQYQDRLEIVMRTYFEKPRTVVGWKGLISDPALNGTFQVNEGLEIARRLLLDVNQLGLPTATEFLDMVTGQYIADLISWGAIGARTTESQIHREMASALSCPVGFKNGTDGNTRIAVDAIRAARAQHMFLSPDKQGFMSVYKTQGNPFGHIIMRGGKKPNYHAEDIAAACDHLREFSLPEHLVIDFSHANCQKQHRRQLDVADDICQQIRAGSRAIAGIMAESFLIEGNQPAINPLALTYGQSITDPCLSWQDTETLLARLADAVDDRF from the coding sequence ATGCTGCAAACAGATGAACTGCGGAGCGCGCGCATCGAGAGTCTGGTTACGCCTCAAACGTTACTCGCCAGACTCCCAATTACCCCTGCCGTTGCCGAAAATGTCACCTCGTCACGTAAGAAAATTGAAGCCATTCTAACCGGTCACGATCCCCGCCTGCTCGTCGTGGTTGGCCCTTGTTCGATCCATGACACCGACAGCGCGTTAGATTATGCACGCCGTCTAGCTGCGCTACGCACGCAGTATCAGGATCGACTGGAAATCGTCATGCGCACCTATTTTGAAAAACCGCGCACAGTGGTGGGCTGGAAGGGACTCATTTCCGATCCCGCGCTCAATGGAACGTTTCAGGTGAATGAAGGGTTGGAAATTGCGCGCCGCCTGCTGCTGGACGTCAATCAGCTTGGCTTGCCGACCGCGACAGAATTCCTCGATATGGTTACCGGCCAATATATCGCCGACCTGATTAGCTGGGGCGCGATTGGCGCGAGAACTACCGAAAGCCAGATCCACCGGGAAATGGCTTCTGCGCTGTCCTGCCCTGTCGGCTTCAAGAACGGGACGGACGGTAATACACGTATCGCCGTCGATGCCATTCGTGCCGCTCGCGCCCAGCACATGTTCCTCTCGCCGGATAAGCAGGGCTTTATGTCGGTCTACAAAACGCAGGGCAACCCGTTCGGCCACATTATTATGCGTGGTGGGAAAAAACCGAACTACCACGCGGAAGATATCGCTGCCGCCTGCGATCACCTGCGTGAATTCTCGTTGCCCGAACATCTGGTGATCGATTTTAGTCATGCCAACTGTCAGAAACAGCATCGCCGTCAGCTCGACGTTGCCGATGACATCTGCCAGCAAATTCGCGCGGGTTCACGCGCCATTGCAGGCATCATGGCGGAAAGTTTCTTAATTGAAGGCAACCAGCCGGCGATCAATCCTCTGGCATTGACGTATGGGCAATCCATTACCGATCCGTGCCTGAGCTGGCAGGATACCGAAACGCTGCTGGCACGTCTGGCAGACGCCGTCGACGACCGTTTTTAA
- the ppsR gene encoding posphoenolpyruvate synthetase regulatory kinase/phosphorylase PpsR has translation MERSVFYVSDGTAITAEVLGHAVLSQFPVNTVSYTLPFVESEARAKAVCEQINTLYQQTGVRPLVFYSIVTPTVRNIITSSDGFCQDIVQALVAPLQEELNTPPTPIANRTHGLTANNLSKYDARIAAIDYTLAHDDGISLRNLDQAQVILLGVSRCGKTPTSLYLAMQFGIRAANYPFIADDMDNLRLPDALKPFQHKLFGLTIDAERLAAIREERRGNSRYASLRQCRMELSEVEALFRKHQIKYLNTTNYSVEEISAKIIDILGMSRRMY, from the coding sequence GTGGAAAGAAGCGTATTTTATGTCTCGGACGGTACGGCCATTACGGCAGAAGTACTGGGCCATGCGGTGCTGTCTCAGTTCCCCGTGAACACGGTTAGCTATACCTTACCTTTCGTGGAAAGTGAAGCGCGCGCTAAAGCCGTGTGCGAGCAAATCAATACGTTATATCAGCAAACCGGTGTGCGTCCGCTGGTGTTTTACTCCATCGTCACACCGACCGTACGTAACATTATTACCAGCAGCGACGGGTTTTGCCAGGATATCGTACAGGCGCTGGTTGCCCCCTTGCAGGAAGAATTGAACACGCCGCCGACACCGATTGCCAACCGCACTCACGGTTTGACGGCCAATAACCTGAGCAAATACGACGCCCGTATCGCCGCCATCGACTATACGCTGGCGCACGATGACGGCATCTCGCTGCGTAATCTTGATCAGGCACAGGTTATTTTACTGGGCGTATCGCGCTGCGGTAAAACGCCGACCAGCCTGTATCTGGCGATGCAGTTCGGCATTCGCGCCGCCAACTATCCTTTTATTGCCGATGATATGGATAACCTGCGCCTGCCTGACGCCCTAAAACCTTTCCAGCACAAGCTATTCGGGCTCACCATTGATGCCGAACGGCTGGCAGCGATTCGGGAAGAGCGTCGGGGCAACAGTCGCTATGCGTCGTTGCGCCAGTGCCGTATGGAACTCAGTGAAGTGGAAGCACTATTTCGCAAACATCAGATTAAGTATCTCAATACCACCAATTATTCCGTTGAGGAAATTTCCGCAAAAATCATCGACATCCTCGGCATGAGTCGAAGAATGTACTAG